DNA from Bradyrhizobium diazoefficiens USDA 110:
GTCGCCAGCATTCGAGATCGTCGAGCCCGCCGAATGGCGCGCGCCGGTCATCTTCAACTCGCCCCACTCCGGCTCGACCTATCCGGACGAATTCCTCAGCGCCTCCAGGATCGACCTGCCGACGCTGCGGCGGTCGGAAGATTCCTTCATGGACGAGCTGATCGGCCATCTCAGCGCCCGCGGCTTTCCGACCGTGCGGGTTAACTTTCCCCGCTCCTATGTCGACGTCAACCGCGAGCCCTACGAGCTCGACCCCCGCATGTTCACCGGCCGCCTGCCGAGCTTTGCCAATACCCGCTCGATGCGGGTCGCCGGCGGCCTCGGCACCATCCCGCGCGTGGTCGGCGATGGCCAGGAGATCTATCGCGACCGTATTCTGGTCGACGATGCGTTGGCGCGGATCGAGACGCTCTACAAGCCCTATCACCGCGCGCTGCGCCGGCTGATCAACAAGGTGCACCAGATGTTCGGCACGGTAGTGCTGGTCGACTGCCACTCGATGCCCTCGGTCGGCGTCAGCAGGGACGAGCCGCGCCGGCCCGACATCGTGATCGGCGACCGCTACGGTACGAGTTGCACCCCGCTGTTACCCGACCGGGTCGAAGAGACCATGGGCGGGCTCGGCTATTCGATCGGCCGCAACAAGCCCTATGCCGGCGGCTTCATCACCGAGCATTACGGCAACCCGGCGAGCGGGCTTCACGCGGTGCAGCTCGAGCTCAACCGCGCGATCTACATGGACGAGCGACGACGCGAGCGCAGTCCGCGCTTTGCGCAAGTGGCAACCGACTTCGGCGTGCTCGCCGACGTGCTGGCGGCCACGATCCCGTTCGGCGATCTCGGACCGTTCCAGGCCGCGGCGGAATAGGCGGCAAGCCTGCGACGCGCGACCACGTCGCGGATCAGGGACCAGACACAGCTGCGAGCGTATCGGGCGCCGGATCTTCACTTCGCGTTTTCGCACAGCCGAAGTGAAACAGGCGACCCAAAGAAAAAAGGGCCGCTCGCGAATGACGCAAGCGGCCCAAGTCTAGGGAGGAAACGCCCAAGGAGGGCAGCGGTAACGCAGAGCGCTACCGCACCGCAACAATATGCGGCCGCGCCGCACAAAGTGCAAGGGCTTTTGAGCCATTTCCCATGCAAAACACACATGGCTCTGTTGCTTCCAGAGAAACCCAGATTCAGTTCCTTTGATAAGGAAATTCAATGGGTTGATAGTCATTTGCATACGAACAAGGCATGTTCGGAACTAAGTTTTCAACTCAATGATCGATATTTGGCCAGCAGATGGCTCGGATGAGGCAACCGGCATCGGCATCCAAAATACCAGGGTGCAAATCAAGACAGCGCTGCACGCGAGAGGCGAATTGAGATAGGCAGATGCGAGCTTCACCCGACTTTCGTTTTGAGGATGCGCCGTGACGGTGATCGACTTCTCAGCCTTCATCGGAGGGCTCGCCACCGCCTCCGGCGAAACCATCCTGCCGTTCTTCCGCACCTCGCTGTCGATCGACGACAAGAGCAAGACCAAGGATTTCGATCCGGTGACCGAAGCCGACCGCGCCGCGGAGGCGGTGATGCGGCGGCTGATCAAGGCCAATTTCCCCCAGCACGGCATCGTCGGCGAGGAATTCGGCAATGAGCGCGAGGACGCCGACTATGTCTGGGTGCTCGATCCCATCGACGGCACGAAGTCCTTCATCGGCGGGTTCCCGATCTGGGGCACGCTGATCGCGCTGCTGCACAAGGGCGCGCCGGTGTTCGGCATGATGCACCAGCCCTTCATCGGCGAGCGTTTTTCCGGCGACAACGGCTCGGCCAACTATAAAGGCCCCTCCGGCGAGCGTCGGCTCCAGGTCCGCCGCTGCGCTTCGCTGTCGGAGGCGACGACCTACACCACGAGCCCGCTGCTCATGAACGAGCGCGACCGCGCCATTTTCGGCCGTATCGAGAAGGGCGCGCGGCTGTCGCGCTATGGCGGCGACTGCTACTCCTATTGCATGCTGGCGGCCGGCCACGTCGATCTCGTGGTCGAGACCGAGCTGAAGCCCTACGACATCGCGGCCCTGATCCCGATCGTGACCGGCGCCGGCGGCGTCGTCACCACCTGGGAAGGCAAGCCGGCCCAGGGCGGCGGCCGCATCATCGCGGCGGGCGATGCCAGGGTCCACGAAGAAGCAATGAAACTGCTCAACGGATAGCCGCCCCAAGAGGCTTGTATGAAAAACTGGCGTAAGCTCTTCCTCGCAAGCCTGCTTCTGTTTCCCGCCCTCGCCTCCGCCCAGAATTTTCCGGCCAAGCCGATCAAGCTGATCGTGCCGTTCCCGGCCGGCGGCCCCAACGACATCATCGCGCGCGTGATCGGCCAGCGCATGTCCGAGCTCTCGGGCCAGCCGGTGCTGATCGACAATCGCGGTGGCCAAGGCGGCGTGCTCGGCACCGACGCGGTCTCGAAGGCCGCGCCCGACGGCTACACCATCGCGATCTCCTCAGCCGGCGCGCTCGCGATCAGCCCGAGCATGGAGCGGGTCGCCTACGACGCATTGTCCGACCTCACGCCGGTGACGCTGGTTGCAACCGTGCCGGAAATGCTTGTCGTCGCCACCAACGTGCCTGCCAAGGACATCGGCGAACTGATCGCGCTCGCCAAGGCCCAGCCCGGAAAGCTCAACTTCGCCTCCTCCGGCCCCGGCAGCCTGCCGCACCTCGCCGGCGAATTGTTCAAGCTGACCGCGAAGATCGACATCGTGCACGTGCCCTATCGCGGCGCCGCACCCGCGGTGAACGACCTGCTGGGCCAGCAGGTGCAGATGACGTTCCTCGATCTTCCGGTGCTGCTGCCGCAGGTCAAGGCCGGCGCCTTACGGCCGATCGCGGTCGGTTCAGTCGAGCGCGCACCGACCGCGCCTAAGGTACCGACCACGGCGGAAGCGGGCTTTCCTGATCTGCGCATCGAGAACTGGTACGGCATGGTCGCGCCCAAGGGCACGCCGAAGGAGATCGTCGCAGCGCTGCATGGCCTGGCGATCAAGGCGATGGCGGATCCGGCCGTGAAGGAAAAGCTCGCCGCGCAAGGCGCGACGCTTGTTGGTGATGAGCCGGAGCATTTCCGCCAATTCATCGCGGACGAGACGAAGAAGTGGACGAAGGTGATCAAGGACGCCGGGGTGGAGACGGCGAAGTAGCGCTCGGTAAGCGAACGGCCTCACACCGCCTCGGCCCGCAAATGCTCCACCAGCATCTTGGCCGGGCGCGGCAGCGTCTTGAAGCTTCGCGCGCAGATCACGAGTTTGCGGTTGGCGAAGGCATCGCGCAGGCGGACCATGGCGAGCGGCATCAGCTTGGCGCAGCGGCGGGCAGCGGCTTCGGGCACCAGGGCGACGCCGACATCGGCGGCGACCATCTGGCAGATCGCATCGAAGTCGCGCAGGCGCGCGCGGTAATGCGGCCGCATGCCAAGCCGGGCCGCGTGCTTCGAAATATGAACCTGGAGCGCGGTGGCGCTGGTGAGCCCGACGAAGTCGCACGCACCCGCCTCCTGGAAATCGATCTGGCGGCGGCCGGCGAACGGGCCGCGCCGTGACGTCACCAACGTCAGGTGATCCTCGCTGAAGACGAAGCGCTCGATATGGTCGGGCAGCGCGTGCTCCGCGGCGAAGCCGAGGTCGGCGGCACCGGCGGTGATCGCCGCCGCGATGTCGGTGCTCTCGCGCTCCTCGATGTCGATGGCGACGTCGCGATGCTCGCGCAGGAAGCCGGCCAGCGCCTTCGGCAGATGCTCCGACAGGCCGGAGGTGTTGGCGAGAAAATGCACGCTGGCGCGCACGCCGCTGGCAAAACCGGCGAGATCGCCGCGCATGGCGTCGATCTGGTGGATGACGAGACGGGCATGATCGAGCAGGCTCTCGCCGGCCGCAGTCAACTCAACGCCGCGGCGGCCGCGCTTGAGCAGCGCGACGCCGAGCGCATCCTCCAGCCCCTTGATGCGCGCACTTGCCGAGGCCAGCGCCAGATTCGACCGCTCGGCGCCGCGGGTGATGCTGCGCTGGTCGGCGACTGCGATGAACAGCTGGAGATCGACGAGATCGAAACGCATTTGGTCTCCTCCAACCAAGCCTTCGTCCATAGCGAAGGCTGTCTCCGTAACCTCCAGATTGTGCCCGGGCGCGGCTTCGGTCAATGTGCAGGTCATGATCGACCCTTTCCTCATTGTCATCGCCGCCGTCTTCCTGGTCGCCGGATTCGTCAAGGGCGTGGTCGGGCTCGGCCTGCCGACCGTCTCCATGGGCCTGCTCGCGGTGAGCATGGCCCCGAGCCGCGCGATCGCCATCGTCATCGTGCCCGCCATCATCACCAACATCTGGCAGACTTTCGTCGGACCGTACTTGCGCGACATCCTCAGGCGGCTGTGGCCGCTGATGATCGGCACCGTGATCGGCTGCTGGCTCAATGCCGGCGCGCTGACCGGCCCGCATGCGCGCTACGGCACGATCGTGCTCGGCGCCCTGCTGGTGATCTACGCGGTGATAGGCCTGAACAAATTCCAGTTCCGCGTCGCGCCGCAGAACGAGAAATGGGTCGGTGGCGTGGTCGGCGTGGTCACCGGCGTGATCTCCGCCTCGACCGGCGTGCAGGTGATCCCCTCGATGCCGTTCATGCAGGCGATCGGCATGGAGAAGGACGAGCTGGTGCAGGCACTCGGCGTGTTCTTCACGACCGCGACGCTGGCGCTCGCCTTCAACCTCACCGCCGGCGGATTGCTGACGCCGGCCAATGCGGTGCCGGGCGCCGTGGGCCTCGCCATGGCCTTTGCCGGCATGCTCATCGGCCAGTCGGTGCGGGCGCGGATGCCGGCGGAGGCGTTTCGCCGCTGGTTCCTGATCGCGATGATCCTGCTCGGCCTTTATCTGGCCGGCAGCGCGCTTCTGAAGGAATTCGCCTGAGAAGAGGCTCACGCCTTCGGCGCGTAGCCCGGCACCCATTTATCGTATTGAGGCAGATCGTCCTGGATCGTCCACCACGGCGCGCGCGACGAGGTGAAGACGTGGAGGCGGGGCCTGACGTCAGGATCGTCATCGAGCAGGCCGGCGGGAATGCTGACGGTCGGCAAATAACTCGCCTTGCCCGGCGTCAGGCAGCCGCAGGTCTTGCAGCGATGGCGAAAACTGCCCGGCGCGGACTCGTAAGCCACCGTCATGTCCTCGCCCGCGACAAAGCGAAACTTGTCGGCTTCAACATGGGCATAGGTGGCGAATGCCGCGCCGGTCAGCTTGCGGCAATTGACGCAATGACAATGCGTCAGCGTGCGAACCTCGTCGATCTCGAAACGCACGGCGCCGCACAGACAGCTTCCACGAATCATCGAAACCTCCCGCGCGCGGCCTCTATCGGGCCGATTGCATGCCACACCAGTCATTCGTTCGAACGAGTTACCGCGTCTCCAGCATGGCGACGCGGACGCCGAGATAGATGAACAGGCCGCCGAGCGCGCGGTTGACCCAGGCGATCGCGCCCTCGGAGGCCCGCAAGCGGTGCGCGGCCTTTGCCGCGAACGCCGCCAGCACCAGGCACCACAGCGTTCCCGTGCAGATGAAAATCAGGCCGAGGGTCAGGAAGGCGAGCGGCTTGTGCGGAGAATCGGCTGCGACGAATTGCGGCAGGAAGGCCAGGAAGAACAGCGCGACCTTGGGATTGAGCGCGTTGGTGAAGACGCCCTGGAGGAACACCCGCCGCAGCGAGCTCCGCGCCGGCTCGTCGATCGCCGATGCCAGCGTCGGGCGCGACCACAGCATCTGAAGTCCCGTGACGACCAGATAGGCCGCGCCAACCAGCTTCAGGATCGAAAAAGCGGTAGATGAGGCCATCAGCAGGGCCGAAAGGCCGATTGCCGCGCCTGCGACGTGGAAAAAGCAGCCGCAACTGATGCCCAAGGCGGCGGCAGCCCCGCCCCGCCAGCCCATCTGCATGCTGCGGCCGATGACGTAGACGGAGTCCGGTCCCGGCGTGATGTTGAGCAGCACGCCCGACAGGATGAAGAGCCAGATTTCGTGAATGCCCAGCATGTGAGGTGCCCCGCCGCCCCGTCCGTCTCAAGGGATCGGGCTTAGTCGGTTCGGCGGCCGCCGTCCACCGCCGGGACTGCGTAGGATTTACCTTGAATTTGCAATGCGGATCATACTTTCCCGCGGCCTCATCTGCTCTATAAAGGCAGGGTTCTTGAAATGCGGGATTCGAGGCGACTGCCACGCCGTGGCCAGTCCTCCATCCTTTGGAGCTCCGAGAATATGGAAAGACGTCTGGCTGCCATTGTTTGCGCCGATGTCGCCGGCTATTCGCGCATGATGGGCAGCGACGAGGCTGGCACCCATGCCGCCTTCAAGGCGCATCGCAGCGCGATTCACCCCATCATCCTCAATCACGGCGGCCGCGTCGTGAAGAACACCGGCGACGGCTTCCTGCTGGAGTTCCCCTCGATCGTCGGCGCCACCGAAGCCGCGATCGCGATGCAGACGCTGATGGCGGAGCGCAACCACCATCTGCCGGCTGACCGCGCCATGCAGTTCAGGCTCGGCATCCACATGGGCGACGTCATCGCCGACGAGGACGAGGTGTTCGGTGACGATGTCAACATTGCCGTCCGCCTGGAATCGGTGGCGAGCCCCGGCGGCTTCGCCATCTCGGCCAAGGCCTACAGCGAGGCGAACAAGCATCTCACCGTGCCGCTGGTCGATGGCGGCAACCATCGCTTCAAGAACATCAAGGATGCGGTCGGGGTCTGGACCTGGAAGCCCGAGGGCGCACGGGCGATCGCCCCCGAGCTGAGGGAGGCCTCCGCACTCTCGCAGCAGTACCGCACCGCGATCGTCGGCGTGCTGCCCTTCGCCAATCTCAGCGACGCCCAGGACGAATACTTCTCCGACGGCCTGACCGAGGATCTGATCCACGCGCTGTCGCTGCAATCCTTCTATCGGGTGCTGAGCCGCAACTCGACCTTCGCCTTCAAGGGCAAGAACACGAGCACTCGGCTGATCGCGCGCGAGATCGACGCCACCTATCTGATCCAGGGCTCGGTGCGGCGCGCCGGAGCCAAGATCCGCGTCACCGCGGAGCTGATCGCGCCGGAGACCGGCGAGCAGCTCTGGACCGGGCGCTACGACCGCGACATCGGCGACTTCTTCGCGATGCAGGACGAGATCACCACCAACCTGTCCGCCGCCATCGCCACCGAGATCGTCCGCGCGGAGGCCTCGGCGCCCGCGCGGCTCTCGACCGACGTAACCGCGTGGGACCGCTTCCTCAAGGGGCTGTCGCATTACTACCGGCAGACCAAGGAGGACCTGGCCGCCGCCATCGACCTGTTCCGGGAGGCCATCGCGGTCGATCCCAAGCTGTCGATCGCGCACGCCTACCTTGCCACGATCCAGATCCAGAGCATCCAGTTCGGCTGGGTCAAGGGTACGCGGGAGATGTGGGCCGAGGCGATGAACCTCGCCGAAACCAGTGTCCGGCTCGACCCGCGCTCCTCCTTCGCGTTCTCGATCCTGTCCTGGGCCCATGCGATGGAAGGGCATTACGAGGCCGCGATGGACGCCGCCAAGCGCGCGGTCGCACTCAACCCCTACGACAACGGCGCGCGCGGCGTGCTCGGCATCTGCCATTTCGTGATCGGCGAGCACCGCGAGGCGATCGAGCTGTTTTCGATGGCCGCGCAGCGCGACAACAGCGACCCGCGCTACCAATGGGCCGCACTGAACGCGTTCAGCCATTATCTGTTGGGGCAGTATGACGCGACCCTGTCGTGGGCCCGCGAGCAGCTCTACATCAACCCGAACCACATGCAGGCGCTGGCGATCCGAGCCGCAGCGCTGGCGCAATTGGGGCGGACCGGCGAGGCCGTCGAGGCGACCCGCGTGCTCATGGGCAACTACCCGACCCTGAATGTCGACCGCCATTTGCGCAATTTCCACTGGAAGCGGCCCGAGGACCTCGCTCATTACCGCGAGGGGCTTCTGAAGGCGGGCGTGCCGCTCGGCAAGCTGACGCTGGTCCAGAGCGACGTCAAACGCGCCGCCGAGTCCTGACAGGCGGACTGCGGCCGCGCGACGATCTCTCGTCCGCTCTTGTTGACAGCACAGTGAATTCAGCCACACTTTGTCACACGCTGAAGTAGTATAGTCGGCGGCGGCCGCGCTGGCTGTTTGTTAGGACTTTCCGCGCTTGATCGGCGCGTCTGATTTTCACGATTCGCCGTTTTCAGGAATTGGGCCATGCATCACCCCGCCTCGAAGCCCCCCTTCGACCCCTCGATCGGGGTCTCGCCGAACAATCCCTGTCCATTCCTGCGCGGCCTCGTCGGCGAAGGCTTCGTCGACGGCGGGACCGTCCCGCTCAACACGCTGTCGCAGACCATCGCGAATGCGAGCGGCGAGACGGGGCTGATGAAGAGCTGGGCCCGGATCCAGGTCCGCGGCGTTGCGC
Protein-coding regions in this window:
- a CDS encoding N-formylglutamate amidohydrolase, translating into MTRFDGEMSPAFEIVEPAEWRAPVIFNSPHSGSTYPDEFLSASRIDLPTLRRSEDSFMDELIGHLSARGFPTVRVNFPRSYVDVNREPYELDPRMFTGRLPSFANTRSMRVAGGLGTIPRVVGDGQEIYRDRILVDDALARIETLYKPYHRALRRLINKVHQMFGTVVLVDCHSMPSVGVSRDEPRRPDIVIGDRYGTSCTPLLPDRVEETMGGLGYSIGRNKPYAGGFITEHYGNPASGLHAVQLELNRAIYMDERRRERSPRFAQVATDFGVLADVLAATIPFGDLGPFQAAAE
- the hisN gene encoding histidinol-phosphatase, giving the protein MTVIDFSAFIGGLATASGETILPFFRTSLSIDDKSKTKDFDPVTEADRAAEAVMRRLIKANFPQHGIVGEEFGNEREDADYVWVLDPIDGTKSFIGGFPIWGTLIALLHKGAPVFGMMHQPFIGERFSGDNGSANYKGPSGERRLQVRRCASLSEATTYTTSPLLMNERDRAIFGRIEKGARLSRYGGDCYSYCMLAAGHVDLVVETELKPYDIAALIPIVTGAGGVVTTWEGKPAQGGGRIIAAGDARVHEEAMKLLNG
- a CDS encoding Bug family tripartite tricarboxylate transporter substrate binding protein; this translates as MKNWRKLFLASLLLFPALASAQNFPAKPIKLIVPFPAGGPNDIIARVIGQRMSELSGQPVLIDNRGGQGGVLGTDAVSKAAPDGYTIAISSAGALAISPSMERVAYDALSDLTPVTLVATVPEMLVVATNVPAKDIGELIALAKAQPGKLNFASSGPGSLPHLAGELFKLTAKIDIVHVPYRGAAPAVNDLLGQQVQMTFLDLPVLLPQVKAGALRPIAVGSVERAPTAPKVPTTAEAGFPDLRIENWYGMVAPKGTPKEIVAALHGLAIKAMADPAVKEKLAAQGATLVGDEPEHFRQFIADETKKWTKVIKDAGVETAK
- a CDS encoding LysR substrate-binding domain-containing protein, which codes for MRFDLVDLQLFIAVADQRSITRGAERSNLALASASARIKGLEDALGVALLKRGRRGVELTAAGESLLDHARLVIHQIDAMRGDLAGFASGVRASVHFLANTSGLSEHLPKALAGFLREHRDVAIDIEERESTDIAAAITAGAADLGFAAEHALPDHIERFVFSEDHLTLVTSRRGPFAGRRQIDFQEAGACDFVGLTSATALQVHISKHAARLGMRPHYRARLRDFDAICQMVAADVGVALVPEAAARRCAKLMPLAMVRLRDAFANRKLVICARSFKTLPRPAKMLVEHLRAEAV
- a CDS encoding sulfite exporter TauE/SafE family protein, which translates into the protein MIDPFLIVIAAVFLVAGFVKGVVGLGLPTVSMGLLAVSMAPSRAIAIVIVPAIITNIWQTFVGPYLRDILRRLWPLMIGTVIGCWLNAGALTGPHARYGTIVLGALLVIYAVIGLNKFQFRVAPQNEKWVGGVVGVVTGVISASTGVQVIPSMPFMQAIGMEKDELVQALGVFFTTATLALAFNLTAGGLLTPANAVPGAVGLAMAFAGMLIGQSVRARMPAEAFRRWFLIAMILLGLYLAGSALLKEFA
- a CDS encoding GFA family protein; protein product: MIRGSCLCGAVRFEIDEVRTLTHCHCVNCRKLTGAAFATYAHVEADKFRFVAGEDMTVAYESAPGSFRHRCKTCGCLTPGKASYLPTVSIPAGLLDDDPDVRPRLHVFTSSRAPWWTIQDDLPQYDKWVPGYAPKA
- a CDS encoding LysE family translocator, producing MLGIHEIWLFILSGVLLNITPGPDSVYVIGRSMQMGWRGGAAAALGISCGCFFHVAGAAIGLSALLMASSTAFSILKLVGAAYLVVTGLQMLWSRPTLASAIDEPARSSLRRVFLQGVFTNALNPKVALFFLAFLPQFVAADSPHKPLAFLTLGLIFICTGTLWCLVLAAFAAKAAHRLRASEGAIAWVNRALGGLFIYLGVRVAMLETR
- a CDS encoding adenylate/guanylate cyclase domain-containing protein, whose amino-acid sequence is MERRLAAIVCADVAGYSRMMGSDEAGTHAAFKAHRSAIHPIILNHGGRVVKNTGDGFLLEFPSIVGATEAAIAMQTLMAERNHHLPADRAMQFRLGIHMGDVIADEDEVFGDDVNIAVRLESVASPGGFAISAKAYSEANKHLTVPLVDGGNHRFKNIKDAVGVWTWKPEGARAIAPELREASALSQQYRTAIVGVLPFANLSDAQDEYFSDGLTEDLIHALSLQSFYRVLSRNSTFAFKGKNTSTRLIAREIDATYLIQGSVRRAGAKIRVTAELIAPETGEQLWTGRYDRDIGDFFAMQDEITTNLSAAIATEIVRAEASAPARLSTDVTAWDRFLKGLSHYYRQTKEDLAAAIDLFREAIAVDPKLSIAHAYLATIQIQSIQFGWVKGTREMWAEAMNLAETSVRLDPRSSFAFSILSWAHAMEGHYEAAMDAAKRAVALNPYDNGARGVLGICHFVIGEHREAIELFSMAAQRDNSDPRYQWAALNAFSHYLLGQYDATLSWAREQLYINPNHMQALAIRAAALAQLGRTGEAVEATRVLMGNYPTLNVDRHLRNFHWKRPEDLAHYREGLLKAGVPLGKLTLVQSDVKRAAES